AAATGCGAGTGTACATTTCAAATTTGACGTAGTAGTGGTGTGTCAAAATGatattacaattatatacattaagGATATGACTTTGGCGAAGCCTTTCCGGAGGTAGTTGATGCAATGGATGAAAGAATGTCATTAAATGCTGACATGGTTGTTGAACAGCTCCTCCTGCCGGTCACTGAATTCAAAGGTAAGTTTCCTCAATTGTTTTTTAAAGGTACAGTCATTTTCTGTATCCGCCAATTACATGTACGTCATAAACTTAAGctttgtttggggggggggggggggggggggggggggggggggggggctcacatgccattatacatatatttgtgtgcTCAAAACAGCAAGGGGCATAGCTTCCTATACCCGGGTTCGCTCGCAAGTGCGTACACATaattttcaacaacaacaaaaaaaaatctaaaaaaatccTGAAGCTGTGATTgtcattgtttttttgtttttgttttgttttaaacatagacataatttgaaaatgaaaaaagcGGCATGTACTAGTCAAAAGATAGAAAGCTTTTAAAGCTAGTCAAAGAGATTTTTTGTGTTTCTGACACAGCGGTAAAGGTACATGTACCATTTTTTGGATCCTGTTATGGACATAGCCAGCGGCAAGCAGCTTCAAGCCTAATCCGAAAATACCAGAATACCTAGACATAGTGCGATAGGGGAAAGCATAACGGCTTATAACTAATAATGACACCATTAAGTTGTTCCTGGTGACAAACACATGGATAGTAAGTTAACAATGCAACTACGCGAAAATATTCTTCTTCTTCAGATATTGTCAGATTTATATCATGGGACACCCGTCACtctcgtaacctcactttcatattttaacaaactgTTCGTCATTTACTAGGCTTGGATTTgtcgaaatttaaatattattcgattttgttgaaaaatggTGTTTAGTGGTTTTGAGGATAATGGCGAAAGAAGCGGTACGACTGCGGGGTCAGTTGTGGGACTTCTGTAAATAAACCATTGCAATAAGTAATTGTTCTTTATTTAATCATACCAGAAAATTAGCACTAGGCctataaaaaatcaaattttctcCTGGGGGTCAGTCCTAGTCCCCTAGCGGTAAGGGGACATATCCCTCTccaataacaccccccccccccccccccaccaaccAACACTCCCATAaccaatcccccccccccccccccccccccccccccccccccgagttTCCCTGTACAGCGGCGAGACATAGAAAATTTCAGAGAACTAAAATTATGTGCCATTCCACCTCAATGAACCTCAATGATGACCCAGATATGTAATCCTTGTCAGAAATCCGTTCACCTTCAGCTAGAAATCCGCGCATGCGTCTCGCAATTTGTCCCAAATAGCTGCATATGGAAAATATTGTACTGTCCCTTTTCTTGTGACACGAAAATGATTTAACATTTACAAGCTACACAAAAAGCAATTTCCATAAGACCATCCCTCTGTATACTGATTTTATCAGAAGTATAATGGTTAAATATTCTTCCAGAATGTACATAATCTACAAGTAAGcaatttgtttatgtatatttaaacaacgttttgtgtttttcatatgataatatattcaAACAGATATCTCAAGATTGATCCATTTATAACACAGTATGCATACCTGCTCCTTGGTTAGtatgaaaattaaatatcaaattgcATTGTATTTTTAGAATCCCTGAGAACCATATTAGATCTAGGATCCGGAGCAGGATGCGTATCCAGAGCGATAAGCAGGCGTTACCCAGACGCAGATATATACGCCGTTGACTACAGCGAGATCGCAATAGAAAAGGCCATTGAAACTTCCGAAGTCCAAGGAATCACAAACATAACTTTTCTGAAGGAAGACTTAACATCTTTACCAAAAGAGTGGACAGGAAAATTTGACTGGGTTATCATGTACGACGTTCTTCATGATTTGCCTGATCATAGTAATGCCATGAAAGAGGTGATGTGAATTCTACGGAATGACGGGGTTGTCTCCCTTACTGACCCGGATCTACACAGTGAGCATGAAAACAACAGAGGTGATCCGAACGTAGCTGGAGTAGGATATGCCATCAGTTCCGTGATATGTCTGCCGTATAGCTTGTCGATAGATGGCGGTTCTGGTCACGGCGCTGGCTGGGGAATTGAAAACAAGAAGCATTTTTGATCAGTTCAGGATGGAAAGTGCAGGACAAGAGAAGTATAAAAAGCCTACGGGGTTTCAATTTCACCTGTGTCAAAGCGTAAGGCATTTCTGAACGCCCTCTAGCGGTATAATGACGAGGTGACAAtcacattatataccgtactgagATGACCTCTTTGTTTAAACCCATGgtattgttttcaaaacataGGGATTGAACACAACTAATTTCttataacaaaatttttttttcagaaagttAGTTTTATTGGTAAGATTACAAGACTGGTGTGTACGCCCGATAGAAAATTCGATAttttagttacatgtatgtcaatgacattctcattaaaatgttttcgtTTTCGGACCGATCGACTATTCCACTGTTCTCTTTATGTGGAAGTGACATTTCTTTATGTGCCTGTTGTCTTTCTAATCAGTTTTAAAGGAAGTATATTTGTAGCTTTCATATTCATTAAACGGCAATTTATTCTTGCAAATAGTAAAATTGGTTTAAGAAATAGTGATACCAGAGCCTACACCATTAAAATGTTCTATAAAGTATTTGTTTACGAGTTTTAAACCATTGTTTACCTCGGTTGATGTTTGTAAAGAATTCTACCCGGACAAAGCAGATTGGAGTCACGTGAGCGCGAGTAAGGATTACGTGCAGCGTTCTGCTTACGAGCGGTAACATGCATACATTGTACTTGTAGGTCATACCGAACTCTGATGTTATTGTTTCGTGatgattgaaatatttacaaaacacgGCTACGAAAACTTTTATTTCTCGTAATCAGGGGAAAGtttcagttatatatatatataatactaagcCGAATAACATTTTCTAACAGTGAATTTTACTGTTAGTGTTGCTGTAACCGTGGTAAATACTAcccgcaatataccgctcggttagagagatcttctctttagctcgatcggttgagcgtaagactagtaagccagaggtcccgggttcgatccctagcggaggcagtgatttaaatttaattaatcctgcacTCTGTTACATTGCTAGTAATAGGACATACATAATTGTAACCGGTTCCTCTATTGTCTAAGTTCCCGCTTCCTCTTGTGACCAACTTAGTTCCCTAACTGTGGATTTGTCCCCAAAAATCCCTTGGGACATGTACACGAGCTCACGTTCACGTGGTTTTCACCAGGTTCCCCGTCCCTTCACTGTCTCCCTTCAACCCAACTCCTTAAATTTATTTAACCAATGTGCTTTTATTGAGACTAAAACATTGATTAACACAAGTTACTAAAATTGGTTTCATGCAGGTTGCATATTTGCCGGTTTACCCAGGTGCCCGTTTTCTAGGTTGGAAAAAAGATAGGTTTTGTCTAAATTCTTAATGTAAACAGTTACGAAAAAAAATCCCAataatgtagtatataatagatgatgatacaatgtacatcgATTTTAAGCCAGCATTAAGTGATCTCAAtatcatgaacattttttctttttcttgaaataagagttatctctctttgTACTGTGTGGTTCACACTGAAGAATGAGTTGATTGCTGACTGTGTTCGATATACTACCAATCATCAGCCTTAGTATACGGCAACGTACAATCATGTAGACcttatcatttaaaacagatATAACCCCAAAGAAGATATAGAAATGATATAGG
This genomic stretch from Pecten maximus chromosome 13, xPecMax1.1, whole genome shotgun sequence harbors:
- the LOC117340543 gene encoding uncharacterized protein LOC117340543 produces the protein MDSDNYFVPESLKAGLQETQSAFFFPVLAPLTTKAKTCFMKEGPQGYDFGEAFPEVVDAMDERMSLNADMVVEQLLLPVTEFKESLRTILDLGSGAGCVSRAISRRYPDADIYAVDYSEIAIEKAIETSEVQGITNITFLKEDLTSLPKEWTGKFDWVIMYDVLHDLPDHSNAMKEVM